Proteins encoded by one window of Tunturibacter psychrotolerans:
- the hisF gene encoding imidazole glycerol phosphate synthase subunit HisF — MLTKRIIACLDVRDGRVVKGVQFVDIVDAGDPAELAHRHAAAGADEIVLLDITATHEGRGTLLETVKRTAAALFVPFTVGGGIRSAKDAAAVFDAGADKVSVNSSAIARPELIGEIGGSFGAQAVIVAIDARRVEGRGVEEAEVFVSGGRKATGRRVLDWAREAEERGAGEILLTSMDTDGMRGGFDCELTAMVSGAVQIPVIASGGAGTAGHFVEVFGRGRADAALAASIFHFGVTDSRELKGELQRAGVAVRLPC; from the coding sequence ATGCTGACCAAGCGGATCATCGCGTGTCTCGATGTACGCGACGGGCGCGTGGTGAAGGGCGTGCAGTTCGTGGACATCGTCGATGCAGGTGATCCGGCGGAGTTGGCGCATCGTCATGCGGCTGCGGGGGCGGATGAGATTGTGCTGCTGGATATTACTGCTACGCATGAGGGGCGCGGGACGCTGCTTGAGACGGTGAAGCGGACGGCTGCGGCGCTGTTTGTGCCGTTTACGGTTGGAGGCGGAATTCGGAGTGCGAAGGACGCTGCTGCGGTGTTCGATGCGGGCGCGGATAAGGTGAGTGTCAACTCGTCGGCGATCGCGCGGCCGGAGCTGATTGGCGAGATTGGTGGGAGCTTTGGAGCGCAGGCGGTGATTGTGGCGATCGATGCTCGTCGTGTTGAAGGACGAGGCGTTGAGGAGGCTGAAGTTTTTGTGAGTGGTGGTCGGAAGGCTACGGGGCGGCGGGTTTTGGATTGGGCTCGTGAGGCGGAGGAGCGAGGGGCCGGGGAGATTTTGCTGACTTCGATGGATACCGATGGGATGCGGGGTGGGTTTGATTGTGAGTTGACCGCGATGGTGAGTGGGGCGGTGCAGATTCCGGTGATCGCTTCGGGTGGGGCTGGAACTGCGGGGCACTTTGTTGAGGTGTTTGGAAGGGGTAGGGCGGATGCTGCGCTTGCGGCTAGTATCTTTCACTTTGGGGTGACGGACTCGCGGGAGTTGAAGGGGGAGTTGCAGCGGGCTGGAGTTGCGGTTCGGCTTCCCTGCTAG
- a CDS encoding HisA/HisF-related TIM barrel protein: MLIPSIDLMGGRIVQLVQGEKLKLAFDDFEYWIERFAKYPLVQLIDLDAAMRLGDNRALIEMIAKRLPCQVGGGLKTAEDGKILLDAGAKRVIYGSSLFRPAEPDHIRRHKLIYLEFAEGLKSELGEEALVFSVDTKAGRVAIKGWKDSVDLTPEEAITWLEDYCAAFLYTHVDTEGTMQGFPIDVAAILRACTAKQLIVAGGIKEQSEIEALDAMGVDAVAGMAVYSGAMKA, encoded by the coding sequence ATGCTAATCCCCTCAATCGACCTCATGGGAGGCCGCATCGTCCAGCTAGTCCAGGGCGAAAAGCTAAAACTAGCATTCGACGACTTCGAATACTGGATCGAGCGTTTCGCCAAGTACCCGCTGGTCCAACTCATCGACCTTGACGCCGCAATGCGTCTTGGCGACAACCGCGCCCTCATCGAGATGATCGCGAAGCGCCTGCCCTGTCAGGTAGGTGGCGGATTAAAAACCGCCGAAGACGGCAAAATCCTCCTCGACGCCGGAGCCAAACGAGTCATCTACGGCTCCAGCCTCTTCCGCCCAGCCGAACCCGATCACATCCGCCGCCACAAGCTCATCTATCTCGAGTTCGCCGAAGGCCTCAAATCCGAACTCGGCGAAGAAGCACTCGTCTTCAGCGTAGACACCAAGGCCGGAAGAGTCGCCATCAAAGGCTGGAAAGACTCCGTCGACCTCACACCCGAAGAAGCCATCACCTGGCTCGAAGACTACTGCGCCGCCTTCCTCTACACCCACGTAGACACCGAAGGCACCATGCAGGGCTTCCCCATCGACGTAGCCGCAATCCTAAGAGCTTGCACCGCCAAACAATTAATCGTAGCTGGAGGAATCAAAGAACAGAGCGAAATCGAAGCCTTAGACGCAATGGGGGTAGACGCAGTAGCCGGAATGGCCGTCTACTCCGGCGCCATGAAAGCATAA
- a CDS encoding aldo/keto reductase → MEYINLGKTGLKVSRLSLGCMSYGVPPAGPLRPGSHAWALNEADSQPFFKQALDLGINFFDTANIYTVGSSEELLGRFLKANTKREDTVIATKLFNAMRDDPNAKGLSRKQIFFELDESLKRLGTDYVDLYQIHRWDYETPIEETMEALHDVVKSGKVRYIGASSMYSWQFAKALYTADLHGWTRFVSMQNHYNLLYREEEREMMGLCQAEDIGVIPWSPLARGRLARAWGSETTKRNDTDQFAKSIYTKTEDADKKVVDRLTELAEKRGVPQATLAIAWMLSKPYITAPIVGATKPNHLTDAAAALSVKLTPEEIASLEEPYIPHSVLGFS, encoded by the coding sequence ATGGAGTACATAAATCTCGGCAAGACCGGCCTCAAAGTCTCACGCCTCAGCCTCGGCTGCATGTCCTACGGTGTCCCACCGGCTGGTCCTTTGCGCCCCGGCAGCCACGCTTGGGCTCTCAACGAAGCTGACAGCCAGCCCTTCTTTAAACAGGCCCTCGACCTCGGCATCAACTTCTTCGACACTGCCAACATCTACACCGTAGGTTCTAGTGAAGAGCTCCTCGGCCGCTTCCTGAAAGCCAACACCAAACGCGAAGACACCGTCATCGCCACCAAGCTATTCAACGCGATGCGCGACGACCCCAACGCGAAAGGCCTCTCCCGCAAGCAGATCTTCTTTGAGCTGGACGAAAGCCTCAAGCGCCTGGGCACCGACTACGTCGACCTCTATCAGATCCACCGCTGGGACTACGAGACACCCATTGAAGAGACCATGGAAGCCCTCCACGACGTAGTGAAGTCAGGCAAGGTGCGCTACATCGGAGCCTCTTCGATGTATTCCTGGCAGTTCGCCAAGGCGCTCTACACCGCAGACCTCCACGGCTGGACCCGCTTCGTCTCCATGCAAAATCACTACAACCTTCTCTACCGCGAAGAAGAACGCGAGATGATGGGTCTCTGCCAGGCCGAAGATATCGGTGTCATCCCGTGGAGCCCGTTAGCTCGCGGACGTCTAGCCCGTGCGTGGGGTTCAGAGACGACCAAGCGTAACGACACCGACCAGTTCGCCAAATCCATCTACACAAAGACGGAAGACGCCGACAAAAAAGTTGTTGATCGCCTCACCGAACTCGCCGAAAAGCGTGGCGTCCCGCAAGCCACACTGGCCATAGCCTGGATGCTCAGCAAACCCTACATAACTGCCCCCATCGTCGGCGCCACCAAACCGAATCACCTGACCGACGCCGCAGCCGCCCTCTCCGTCAAGCTCACGCCCGAAGAAATCGCCTCACTAGAAGAACCGTACATCCCCCACTCAGTCCTGGGCTTCAGCTAA
- a CDS encoding VWA domain-containing protein — protein sequence MRSLSLAAVAFALCLTPALRAQEAAEPGGPPPASSAAAQPVDIGDTETLKVQVNLVNVYFSVRDKSGFITNLHKDDCSIAEDKAPQKTKNFTQEKNLPLTIGILLDTSGSQRNVLPLEQQSGAEFLKDVLTPKDEAFLISFDINVNLLSDYTNSPREIKRSIDSAEINTGAGTGSVTGNGTARGTLLFDAVYLAAHDKLRQEAGRKILVLLTDGGDQGSQETLKSATEAAQKANAIVYVILLSDRGFYGGGFGINLADTGERDMQKLATDTGGRVINVGNNGKKLQEAFDQIQDELRTQYLASFTPTNTKIDGTFRTLNITCQPGQKIQARKGYYALADAQGKDD from the coding sequence ATGCGCTCTCTCTCGCTCGCCGCCGTCGCCTTTGCTCTCTGCCTTACCCCAGCCCTCCGCGCACAAGAAGCAGCCGAACCCGGCGGTCCACCCCCCGCCAGCAGCGCCGCCGCCCAGCCCGTCGACATCGGCGACACCGAGACCCTCAAAGTTCAAGTCAACCTCGTCAACGTCTACTTCTCCGTCCGCGACAAGAGCGGCTTCATCACCAACCTCCACAAAGACGACTGCAGCATCGCCGAGGACAAAGCTCCCCAGAAGACCAAGAACTTCACCCAGGAAAAAAATCTCCCCCTCACCATCGGCATCCTCCTCGACACCAGCGGCAGCCAGCGCAACGTCCTCCCCCTCGAGCAGCAGTCCGGCGCCGAGTTCCTCAAAGACGTCCTCACCCCCAAAGACGAAGCCTTCCTCATCTCCTTCGACATTAACGTCAACCTCCTCTCCGACTACACCAACAGCCCCCGCGAGATAAAACGCTCCATCGACTCCGCCGAGATCAACACCGGCGCCGGCACCGGCTCCGTCACCGGCAACGGCACCGCCCGAGGCACCCTCCTCTTCGACGCGGTCTACCTCGCCGCCCACGACAAACTCCGTCAGGAGGCCGGCCGCAAGATCCTCGTCCTGCTCACCGACGGAGGCGATCAGGGCTCACAGGAGACTCTGAAATCCGCCACCGAAGCCGCACAGAAAGCCAACGCCATCGTCTACGTCATCCTCCTCTCCGACCGAGGCTTCTACGGCGGAGGCTTCGGCATCAATCTCGCCGACACCGGCGAACGCGACATGCAGAAGCTCGCCACCGACACCGGAGGCCGCGTCATCAACGTAGGCAACAACGGCAAGAAGCTACAAGAGGCCTTCGACCAGATTCAGGACGAGCTCCGCACCCAATACCTCGCCAGCTTCACCCCCACCAACACCAAAATCGACGGCACCTTCCGCACCCTCAACATCACCTGCCAGCCTGGCCAGAAGATCCAGGCCCGCAAAGGCTACTACGCCCTAGCCGACGCCCAGGGCAAAGACGACTAG
- a CDS encoding VWA domain-containing protein, with protein MKARLEGMGDFRVVVVRNSVLAGALACMMAGQPVLTLAQQEAPQQQTIPDGPKPQTIPDAPSPQGLGVGPVTPGAGTTPDSNGDTSAPASQDGAVPTKLPTTAAQKQDDGPPPEVATGGQGPDAFTLRVQTNFVEVPFTVKDSKQRLVPGLTWRDVRVYENNLRQQLALFTVDPFPLSVALVIDQSMTYDNMTKVNNSLAALQGAFTPYDEVSVFTYNNGPKMQTDFTGAQSARLMAVLDRSKAPGREPLYYDTTGPLGQNININGGQDSHTDPNTNATHGTSILGIQNVPRDVHTLNDAILAAATALSKTKTGRRRIVYVISDGKEYGSTAKFSQVVKYLNTNKIAVYGTLVGDSSLPVIGFLDRMHLPLTMRDNILPAYASATGGNFDGEFRQKGIETSFAKIAEEVRTQYTVGYYTHQPFIDGKYRTLEVKVLRPNLTVLAKKGYYPTAGDSRPAGIVSVK; from the coding sequence GTGAAGGCCCGGCTGGAAGGTATGGGGGATTTTCGCGTGGTTGTGGTCAGAAACAGTGTGTTGGCAGGGGCTTTGGCGTGCATGATGGCTGGACAGCCAGTGTTGACGCTGGCGCAGCAGGAAGCGCCGCAACAGCAGACGATCCCTGATGGGCCAAAACCACAGACGATTCCCGATGCTCCGAGCCCGCAGGGGCTTGGGGTGGGGCCGGTGACGCCGGGGGCTGGGACGACGCCGGACTCGAATGGAGATACCTCGGCGCCTGCTTCGCAGGATGGAGCCGTGCCGACTAAGTTGCCGACGACCGCGGCGCAGAAACAGGATGACGGGCCGCCGCCTGAGGTTGCAACGGGCGGGCAGGGGCCTGACGCGTTTACGCTGCGGGTGCAGACGAACTTTGTGGAAGTGCCGTTTACCGTGAAAGACAGCAAGCAGCGGCTGGTGCCGGGGCTGACGTGGCGCGATGTGCGGGTGTATGAAAACAACCTGAGGCAGCAGTTGGCGCTGTTTACGGTGGATCCGTTTCCTCTGTCGGTGGCGCTGGTGATCGACCAGAGCATGACCTACGACAACATGACAAAGGTGAATAATTCGCTGGCTGCGTTGCAGGGAGCGTTCACACCGTATGACGAGGTTTCGGTGTTTACGTATAACAACGGACCGAAGATGCAGACGGACTTTACCGGAGCGCAGAGTGCGCGATTGATGGCGGTGCTGGATCGATCGAAGGCGCCAGGGCGCGAGCCTCTGTACTACGACACGACGGGACCGCTGGGGCAGAACATCAACATCAACGGTGGACAGGATAGTCACACCGACCCGAATACGAATGCGACGCATGGGACGAGCATTCTTGGGATACAGAACGTTCCGCGGGATGTGCATACGTTGAACGATGCGATTCTAGCTGCGGCTACGGCGCTATCGAAGACCAAGACCGGGCGGCGGCGGATTGTCTATGTGATCAGCGATGGCAAGGAGTATGGAAGCACGGCGAAGTTTTCGCAGGTGGTGAAGTACCTGAACACGAACAAGATTGCGGTGTATGGGACGCTGGTGGGGGATTCGTCGCTGCCGGTGATTGGATTTCTGGACAGGATGCACCTGCCGTTGACGATGCGGGACAATATCCTGCCTGCTTATGCGAGTGCTACGGGCGGAAACTTCGATGGCGAGTTCCGGCAGAAGGGGATCGAGACGAGCTTTGCGAAGATTGCGGAAGAAGTGCGGACGCAGTATACGGTCGGCTACTACACGCATCAGCCGTTTATCGATGGCAAGTACCGGACGCTGGAGGTGAAGGTGCTGAGGCCGAACCTGACAGTGCTGGCGAAGAAGGGATACTACCCGACGGCGGGCGACTCGCGGCCTGCGGGGATTGTGTCGGTCAAGTAA
- a CDS encoding EamA family transporter, translated as MEMLVHGNALMALAAAVLWGGGDFSGGMGVKHAGGSMGAALRVILLSHCLSFSVLVLIAWVRGDAFLHGAALVWGLVAGVTAGVALACFYIALSRGAMGASAALSGLLAAAIPAAFSASEEGSPGVLRVVGFLVAGMAIWLIAAGENAEAKPAERSTVWLAVIAGVGFGIYFTALKLAAAKTGVVWPLATCRIGSLTVCSVMLAGISLRAKKGEVQARMSRPVAVWAVATALLDTSGNLLYIEATRAGRLDVAAVLASLYPASTILLAAWTLRERPTRRQGWGMAVAAAAVVMITL; from the coding sequence ATGGAGATGCTGGTGCACGGAAATGCGCTGATGGCGCTTGCCGCCGCAGTGCTGTGGGGCGGTGGGGATTTTTCGGGCGGCATGGGCGTAAAGCATGCCGGCGGCTCGATGGGTGCGGCGTTGCGAGTGATTCTGTTGAGCCACTGCTTGAGCTTTAGTGTGCTGGTGTTGATTGCCTGGGTGCGGGGAGATGCGTTTTTGCATGGGGCTGCTCTGGTTTGGGGGCTGGTGGCGGGGGTGACTGCGGGGGTGGCGCTGGCTTGCTTTTATATTGCGCTGTCGCGGGGGGCGATGGGGGCTTCGGCGGCGCTGAGTGGGCTGCTGGCGGCGGCAATTCCTGCAGCGTTTTCGGCGAGTGAAGAGGGATCGCCGGGTGTGCTGCGGGTGGTTGGGTTTTTGGTGGCGGGAATGGCGATTTGGCTGATCGCTGCGGGCGAGAATGCTGAAGCTAAGCCGGCGGAGAGGAGCACTGTTTGGTTGGCGGTGATCGCGGGGGTTGGGTTTGGGATTTACTTTACGGCTCTGAAGCTGGCTGCTGCGAAGACGGGTGTGGTCTGGCCGCTGGCTACGTGCAGGATTGGGAGCTTGACGGTTTGTTCGGTGATGTTGGCGGGGATCTCGCTGCGGGCTAAGAAGGGTGAGGTTCAGGCGCGCATGTCGCGGCCGGTGGCGGTGTGGGCGGTGGCGACGGCGCTGCTGGATACTTCGGGGAACCTGCTCTACATTGAGGCGACGCGGGCGGGGCGGCTGGATGTGGCTGCGGTGCTGGCTTCGCTCTATCCGGCGTCGACGATTCTGCTGGCGGCGTGGACGCTGAGGGAACGGCCTACGCGGCGGCAGGGGTGGGGGATGGCTGTGGCGGCTGCGGCTGTGGTGATGATTACGCTTTAG
- a CDS encoding polyphosphate kinase 2 family protein, which produces MKIKSPYLIKPHAQVRLAKKSTSQTAGYKSEESAAAVLAKHRTQLADLQDVFYASQTKALLIVLQGMDTAGKDGTISHIFSGINPQGCDVASFKVPTPLEARHDFLWRAHAQVPPRGMINIFNRSHYEDVLSPRVHKVITDKVMRRRLDDINEFESMLFDNDVLILKFYLHISHEEQTRRLQSRLDDKQKHWKLSEADFRERKFWTQYTDAYDRIFSATSPKHAPWFVIPADHKWYRNIAISAIIVEALQSLKLKYPAPTLDASTIKL; this is translated from the coding sequence ATGAAGATCAAGTCCCCTTATCTCATCAAGCCGCACGCGCAAGTTCGGCTCGCGAAAAAGTCGACGTCGCAAACCGCAGGGTACAAGTCCGAAGAATCAGCTGCGGCGGTCCTGGCAAAACACCGAACCCAGCTCGCCGATCTTCAGGACGTCTTCTACGCCAGCCAGACCAAAGCTTTGCTCATCGTCCTCCAGGGAATGGACACCGCCGGCAAAGACGGCACCATCAGCCACATCTTCTCCGGCATCAATCCGCAGGGTTGCGATGTCGCGTCCTTCAAAGTCCCCACCCCGCTCGAAGCCCGTCATGACTTCCTCTGGCGAGCCCACGCCCAGGTCCCGCCCCGCGGCATGATCAACATCTTTAACCGCTCCCACTACGAAGACGTCCTCTCCCCGCGCGTTCACAAGGTCATCACCGACAAAGTCATGCGTCGCCGCCTAGACGACATCAACGAGTTTGAGAGCATGCTTTTCGACAACGACGTCCTCATCCTGAAGTTCTATCTCCACATCTCCCACGAAGAACAAACCCGCCGTCTCCAATCCCGCCTCGACGACAAGCAAAAGCACTGGAAGCTCTCCGAGGCCGACTTCCGCGAACGCAAGTTCTGGACCCAATATACCGATGCCTACGACCGCATCTTCTCCGCCACCAGCCCAAAGCACGCCCCCTGGTTCGTCATCCCCGCCGACCACAAGTGGTATCGCAACATCGCCATCTCCGCGATCATCGTCGAAGCCCTCCAGAGCCTCAAGCTGAAATACCCCGCCCCCACCCTCGACGCCTCCACCATCAAACTCTAG
- a CDS encoding Sec-independent protein translocase subunit TatA/TatB, whose translation MGELFTPTHLIVIAVVVLVLFGGKKLPELGKGLGEGLRGFKDGMKGVTDDVNKPGDSAHAVTPKPEETVK comes from the coding sequence ATGGGCGAACTATTTACACCGACACATCTCATCGTCATTGCCGTAGTCGTTCTGGTTCTGTTCGGCGGCAAAAAGCTGCCCGAGCTCGGCAAAGGCCTCGGCGAAGGTCTCCGCGGCTTCAAAGATGGTATGAAGGGCGTCACTGACGATGTCAACAAGCCAGGGGATAGCGCGCACGCCGTCACCCCCAAGCCCGAAGAGACCGTCAAGTAG
- the glgC gene encoding glucose-1-phosphate adenylyltransferase, whose protein sequence is MTCYEDQPLNAEVGARKTMKDTLGVLLAGGAGERLFPLTRDRAKPAVPFAGQYRIIDITLSNCINSDLRHVYILTQYKALSLNRHIREGWGTVVANELGEFIEILPPMQRVSKSWYQGTADAVYQNIYSIGSEQPKYVLILSGDHIYKMNYALMMQQHVDSGADVTLATLPIAPHEVPSFGVVEVASNGEVLGFEEKPKETKIRSPFNPDMVDVSMGIYIFNTDVLLPELIKDAEDPNSKHDFGHDILPNILGRVKMHAYNFVDENRQKALYWRDVGTLEAYYEANMDVAGVTPTFNLYDKSWPMRSRPYQYPPAKFVFGEPGRTGMAINSIVSNGTIVSGSVVRNSVVSQDVRVNSYADVDSSIIFAHVNIGRHCRIRHAIIDRDVHIPDGTVIGYDPNEDKKNYFVSQSGLTIVTRDYSVYENPVSPEFLQQGNTW, encoded by the coding sequence CTGACGTGCTATGAAGATCAGCCGCTCAACGCAGAAGTCGGAGCTCGAAAGACTATGAAAGATACTCTTGGTGTTTTGCTCGCTGGTGGCGCTGGCGAACGGCTCTTTCCCCTCACCCGCGATCGCGCAAAGCCGGCCGTCCCCTTCGCCGGGCAGTACCGCATCATCGACATCACTCTCTCCAACTGCATCAACTCCGACCTCCGCCACGTCTACATCCTCACCCAGTACAAGGCCCTCTCGCTCAACCGTCACATCCGCGAAGGCTGGGGTACCGTCGTCGCCAACGAACTGGGCGAGTTCATCGAGATCCTGCCGCCCATGCAGCGCGTCTCCAAGAGCTGGTACCAGGGAACCGCCGACGCCGTCTACCAGAACATCTACTCCATCGGCTCCGAACAGCCAAAATATGTCCTCATCCTCTCCGGCGACCACATCTACAAGATGAACTACGCCCTCATGATGCAGCAGCACGTCGACTCCGGCGCCGACGTCACCCTCGCCACCCTCCCCATCGCCCCTCACGAGGTCCCCTCCTTCGGCGTCGTCGAAGTCGCCAGCAACGGAGAGGTTCTCGGCTTCGAGGAAAAGCCCAAAGAGACCAAAATCCGCTCCCCCTTCAACCCTGACATGGTCGACGTCTCCATGGGCATCTACATCTTCAACACCGACGTCCTCCTCCCCGAGCTCATCAAAGACGCCGAAGACCCCAACTCCAAGCATGACTTCGGCCACGACATCCTGCCCAACATCCTCGGCCGCGTCAAAATGCACGCCTACAACTTCGTCGACGAGAACAGGCAGAAGGCTCTCTATTGGCGCGACGTCGGTACCCTCGAGGCCTACTACGAGGCCAACATGGACGTCGCCGGCGTCACCCCCACCTTCAACCTCTACGACAAGTCCTGGCCCATGCGCTCGCGCCCCTACCAGTACCCGCCTGCCAAGTTCGTCTTCGGCGAACCCGGACGCACCGGCATGGCCATCAACTCCATCGTCTCCAACGGCACCATCGTCTCCGGGTCCGTCGTTCGCAACTCCGTCGTCTCTCAGGACGTTCGCGTCAACTCGTACGCCGATGTCGACTCCAGCATCATCTTCGCCCACGTCAACATCGGTCGCCACTGCCGCATCCGCCACGCCATCATCGATCGCGACGTTCACATTCCCGACGGCACCGTCATCGGCTACGACCCCAACGAAGACAAGAAAAACTACTTCGTCTCACAAAGCGGCCTAACCATCGTCACCCGCGACTACTCCGTCTACGAAAATCCCGTCTCCCCCGAATTCCTGCAGCAAGGCAACACCTGGTAG
- a CDS encoding acyl-CoA mutase large subunit family protein: MSEDTKNKSGKPETSSGIPVELVYRAEDLAGFDGAATVGEPGEYPFTRGIQPTMYRGRLWTMRQYAGMGDAEESNKRYKFLLAHGTKGLSVAFDLPTQIGYDSDSPLALGEVGKVGVAIDSIEDMQRLFDGIELDTISTSMTINATASILLALYVAVAKRTGANVAKLSGTIQNDILKEYIARGTYIFPVTHAMRLVTDIFAWAAKEVPEWNTISISGYHMREAGCTAVQEVAFTLADGMTYVQAAIDAGLDVDSFAPRLSFFFNSHNNLLEEVAKFRAARRMWARIMREHFGAKKERSWMLRFHTQTAGSTLTAQQPENNVVRTTLQALAAVLGGTQSLHTNGFDEALSLPTENAARIALRTQQILAHESGVAQTVDPLAGSFYVESLTNEIERRAEEYLATIGRFDLGGNYGMLHAIEQGYVQREIQNAAYGYQRAVDEKEAVVVGVNEFASEQEVAVPIQRIDEALEGRQVERVRAMRLRRDKGAHAEALRRVEDAARDGGNLMPQILHAVESYATVGETADVMRKVFGEYRETVTV, translated from the coding sequence ATGTCTGAAGACACTAAAAACAAATCGGGGAAACCTGAGACCAGTTCTGGAATTCCAGTGGAGCTCGTGTATCGGGCTGAGGATCTTGCGGGCTTCGACGGGGCCGCAACGGTAGGCGAGCCGGGGGAGTATCCGTTTACGAGGGGGATTCAGCCCACGATGTATCGCGGACGGCTGTGGACGATGCGCCAGTATGCGGGCATGGGCGACGCGGAGGAGTCGAATAAACGGTACAAGTTTTTGCTCGCGCACGGGACCAAGGGGCTGAGTGTGGCGTTCGATCTGCCGACACAGATTGGGTACGATTCGGACTCTCCGCTGGCGTTAGGTGAGGTGGGGAAGGTTGGGGTTGCAATTGATTCGATCGAAGATATGCAGCGGTTGTTCGATGGGATTGAGCTGGATACGATCTCGACCTCGATGACGATCAACGCTACGGCTTCGATTCTGCTGGCGCTGTATGTTGCGGTGGCGAAGCGGACGGGCGCGAATGTCGCGAAGCTGAGTGGGACGATTCAAAACGACATTTTGAAGGAGTACATTGCGCGCGGGACTTATATCTTTCCAGTGACGCATGCGATGCGGTTGGTGACAGATATCTTTGCGTGGGCGGCGAAGGAGGTGCCAGAGTGGAATACGATCTCGATCTCGGGTTACCACATGCGCGAGGCTGGATGCACGGCTGTGCAGGAGGTGGCGTTTACGCTTGCCGATGGGATGACGTATGTGCAGGCGGCGATTGATGCGGGGTTGGATGTGGATTCGTTTGCGCCGCGGCTGAGTTTTTTCTTCAACTCGCATAACAACCTGCTGGAAGAGGTGGCGAAGTTTCGCGCGGCGCGGAGGATGTGGGCGCGGATTATGCGGGAACACTTTGGCGCGAAGAAGGAGCGCAGTTGGATGCTGCGGTTTCATACGCAGACGGCGGGTTCGACACTGACGGCACAGCAGCCGGAGAACAATGTGGTGCGGACGACGCTGCAGGCTCTGGCTGCGGTGCTGGGAGGGACGCAGAGTCTGCATACGAACGGGTTCGATGAGGCACTGTCGCTCCCTACGGAAAATGCAGCGCGAATTGCATTGCGGACACAGCAGATTTTGGCGCATGAAAGTGGTGTGGCGCAGACGGTCGATCCGCTGGCGGGGTCATTTTATGTGGAGTCGCTGACCAATGAGATTGAGCGGCGAGCAGAGGAGTATCTGGCTACGATTGGCCGGTTCGATCTGGGCGGGAACTATGGGATGCTGCACGCGATTGAGCAGGGATATGTGCAGCGCGAGATACAGAATGCGGCGTATGGATATCAACGGGCGGTGGATGAGAAGGAGGCCGTCGTCGTCGGAGTGAACGAGTTTGCCAGTGAGCAGGAGGTTGCGGTGCCGATTCAGCGGATCGATGAGGCGCTCGAAGGACGGCAGGTGGAGAGGGTGCGGGCGATGCGTTTGCGGAGAGACAAAGGCGCACATGCGGAGGCGTTGCGGAGGGTGGAAGATGCTGCGCGGGATGGAGGCAATCTGATGCCGCAGATACTTCATGCAGTCGAGAGCTACGCGACGGTCGGTGAGACTGCGGATGTGATGCGGAAGGTGTTCGGGGAGTACCGGGAGACGGTCACGGTGTAG